The window GCACTGCAGCAGTATTTTCGGGCGCCAAGATCGCGACCAGCTTGCCCTCATTGGCGACATGGAGCGGATCGAGCCCGAGCAGCTCGCACGCTGCCGCGACGCCCGGCTTGACCGGGATCGCCTCCTCGCGAAGATGGAAGCCGAGGTCGGACTGCAGGGCGATCTCGTTCAGCGTGGCGGCAAGCCCGCCGCGGGTGGGATCGCGCATCAGGCGGATGCCGCGGCCGCCCGCTTCGACCATCTTCGCGACGAGATCGTTCAGCGCCGCCGAATCCGAGACGATCTCGGTCTCGAAGGCGAGATTCTGCCGCTTCGACATTATCGCCACGCCGTGATCGCCGAGCGTGCCCGAGATCAGGACGCGATCGCCGACGCGGGCATTCTCCGCCGAGAGATCGAGCCCGTGGGGCACGACCCCGACGCCGGCGGTCGAGATGAACAGGCCGTCGGCCTTGCCGCGCTCGACCACCTTGGTGTCGCCGGTGACGATGTGAACGCCGGCCGTGCGCGCAGCCTCGCCCATCGATTCCGCGATCATCTTGAGGTCGGCGAAGCGGAAGCCTTCCTCGATGATAAAGCTTGCAGAGAGGTAGAGCGGGCGTGCACCGGCCATGGCGATATCGTTGACGGTGCCGTGCACTGCAAGCGAGCCAATGTTGCCGCCGGGGAAGAACAGCGGTGAGACCACATAGCCGTCGGTCGTCATCACCATGCGCCCGGCACCAACGTCGAATGCCGACTGGTCGTTGCCGCGCGCCAGCCATTCATTGCCGAAGGCCTCGTGGAACAGACCCGAGATCAACTGCGCCATGGCCCGGCCGCCCGAGCCGTGGGACAGGTCGACGCAGCCGTTCCTGATGTCGAGCTTGCGCTGGTAGGCCTTCATGACACGCGCCTTTGCTGGTGGTCGCGGAAGCGGCCATAGGTCCAGTGTGCGGCGCAGCCGCCTTCGGAGGAGACCATGCAGGAGCCCATGGGCGTCTCCGGCGTGCAGACGGTGCCGAACAGCTTGCAGTCGACCGGCTTCTTCACGCCGCGCAGGATGGCGCCGCATTCGCAGGCGGGATTGTCGTCGACGCGCAGCTCGT of the Bradyrhizobium sp. WSM1417 genome contains:
- the hypE gene encoding hydrogenase expression/formation protein HypE, encoding MKAYQRKLDIRNGCVDLSHGSGGRAMAQLISGLFHEAFGNEWLARGNDQSAFDVGAGRMVMTTDGYVVSPLFFPGGNIGSLAVHGTVNDIAMAGARPLYLSASFIIEEGFRFADLKMIAESMGEAARTAGVHIVTGDTKVVERGKADGLFISTAGVGVVPHGLDLSAENARVGDRVLISGTLGDHGVAIMSKRQNLAFETEIVSDSAALNDLVAKMVEAGGRGIRLMRDPTRGGLAATLNEIALQSDLGFHLREEAIPVKPGVAAACELLGLDPLHVANEGKLVAILAPENTAAVLAAMRAHPLGRDAADIGEAVADDHHFVQMATSFGGGRIVDWLSGEQLPRIC